In Podospora pseudopauciseta strain CBS 411.78 chromosome 2 map unlocalized CBS411.78m_2, whole genome shotgun sequence, the genomic stretch GTCGGTGACTCCTGCTTTCGGTGTCGCCCGGCCGTGTAAGTGGAAACCCTGACCGCTACGGGAATTCGTACCGGTACCGGCACCCCTGATGACAGGGGATCGtgacttcttttttttccccctgGTATCCCACCCATCGAGGCCCAACGTGCGAGCGTGCCCAGAGAGAGGTCGTAGCCCTTGAAACGTGCAACGAAACCTCCAGACAGGCCTCCGTCGCATCAAGTAGTAAGGTGTAGCAGGCGAtggagctgctgctggcttcTGCTTCGCGCCGTCGTGGTCTTGCAAAAAGGTCTTAAAGAGGAGGCTTGCCGTCGCCAACAAgcattgttgttgctgttgttggcaaGACACTCCAACAACCATCACTACTGTTGACCGAAAAGGCTCTGGTGGCCCAATCGATTACACGCCCTAGCGGTAGTTTCAGTCGCCGTAATACTACTTCTAATAATACGCCCGCTGGTCGCTCAACCCTCGACGCACTAGACTCACGCCGCAGGGGACCCTCCCGttcctgttcctcctcctcctcttcgaaGACTTCTTTTGTTCTCCCGACTCCCACACATCCTTCCCCCTCGTCACTCGCACATGCAATGGCTTCGTATGCTCCCAGCGCCTCTTCATCCGATATCTCAACGCCTCGGtcaacatccccctcatcgtcctcagTAGCGTCGGCCCGGTCCTCGCACTCATCTATATCTACCTCTAAGCGCATGTCCATCTCGTCTTCGCGCAGAATATCCGCCGCCAACCCAATGTCGTCTGTTGACATAGCTGCCATCGAAGAAGCCATGAGAATGGCCAACCTCGACACCCTCCGGGGTTACCAGCAAAAGACCTACGGCGAAGTCAAGCAGTTCGCCGAGACGCAGTACCTCTCCCAGAACCAGGCTCTTGGTTACCAGGTCATCAACGAGCCCATGTGGAATAAGGGTGAGTCAAcattcttttctctcttctctttgcGCGTCATTCCGTTAGCAGGGGAAGCGGTGCTAGAGCTTAAATCTTGCACCGTGTCCGAGCAGACCTGCTCCCGAACCTGTCCGGACCATCTGACTCGAATACcggctctctctccccccctccctccctccctctctctaaAGCATCATATCCCcctacctcctctcctcccggTCTATTCTTTCTGAACCTTGATGAGCCTTTGCCTCCATCAATGACCTCCCGCATCCTCCCTTCGTTGCGCACCATGGCAGCTAACATCACGTCCCTCCGTCAAGGCCTCTCTTTTACCCCAGAGCAGCGTATCGCCAAGAACCTCACCGGTCTTATCCCACACGTCATGGAGGACTCGGGCAAGCAGTGCGAGCGTGCGCTCAAGATGATCCGGACTCGCCAGACCAACATTGACCGCTATCTCTATCTGTCGTCGCTCAAGTACCAGAACGCCGACCTCTTTTACCGCCTGCTCATCGACAATGCGAAGGAGCTCATGCCTCTGGTGTACACTCCCACCATTGGTGACGTGTGTCTTCAGTATTCTACTCTCTACACCCGCCCCGAGGCGCTCTACATCTCCATCAAGCAGCGCAAGTCGATAAAGACGATCCTCAAGAACTGGCCATATCCAAATCCCGAGATCTGCGTCGTGACAGACGGGTCTCGCATCCTGGGCCTGGGCGATCTGGGCGTCAATGGCGTTGGCATTCCGGTAAGTCACGTCGGCAAAAGCTGTGGACGGACGCAGCGGGGTCCCGGTGGGCTGGTTGGCTAATTTACATGCATCAGATCGGCAAGCTAGCCCTGTacacggcggcggcgggtaTCCACCCGGATAAGACGCTCCCAATCGTTCTCGACTGCGGAACGGCCAACGAGACCAACCTCAAGGATCCGCTGTACCTGGGTCTGCGCTCGAAGCGGCCCTCGGTGGCCGAGCAGCAGGAGTTTATGGACGAGTTCATGACTGCCGCTGCCGAGGTCTATCCTGAAATGGTGGTGCAGTTTGAGGATTTCGAGTCAGAAAAGGCCTTCAACTACCTGGACCGGTATCGGAACAAGTACAAGTGCTTCAATGACGACATCCAGGGCACTGGCGCTGTTGTTCTCGGAGGGTAAGTTTTGGCCTCGCCGAAGGATCCGCAA encodes the following:
- a CDS encoding uncharacterized protein (EggNog:ENOG503NWPS; COG:C), coding for MASYAPSASSSDISTPRSTSPSSSSVASARSSHSSISTSKRMSISSSRRISAANPMSSVDIAAIEEAMRMANLDTLRGYQQKTYGEVKQFAETQYLSQNQALGYQVINEPMWNKGLSFTPEQRIAKNLTGLIPHVMEDSGKQCERALKMIRTRQTNIDRYLYLSSLKYQNADLFYRLLIDNAKELMPLVYTPTIGDVCLQYSTLYTRPEALYISIKQRKSIKTILKNWPYPNPEICVVTDGSRILGLGDLGVNGVGIPIGKLALYTAAAGIHPDKTLPIVLDCGTANETNLKDPLYLGLRSKRPSVAEQQEFMDEFMTAAAEVYPEMVVQFEDFESEKAFNYLDRYRNKYKCFNDDIQGTGAVVLGGYIGAVNLSGVPLEEQRLVFMGAGSAGVGVAKQLVEYYTKRGLSEQAAKDKFWLVDTKGLVTKDRGDKLAEHKKYFARGDNNGLQFKSLEEVIEYVKPTALVGLTATFGVFTESVVRALKASVDAGGLGRRPILFPLSNPLTKAECTFEQAVTWTDGTVIFASGSPFSQFTIKLGSDQAITYYPNQGNNVYVFPGIGLGAILAKATRVTDNMIYTSAAALAGSLNAEEVHKGLIYPRIERVRDASVIVAREVMKAARRDGVSALPEEQWLTWEEWGDPALDKYIKEHIYDPAL